Below is a genomic region from Ancylomarina subtilis.
GAAAATTCTTCAGCAACTTTATAGCTAACTTCGGATGGAAGTCAATTATTTGAACGAAAACTGTAAATCTATATCATGGGGACCAATTTGTTGATTCGAAATATTATCTGGGCAATTGTTATTTTTGTTTTATGCTCGGTGCCTGGTGATAGTTTGCCTCAAACGTCTATGTTTGCAATTCCTTACTTCGACAAAATGGTTCATTTTGGCTTATTCTTTATTATGGGAATTTTTCTGATTGCTGAACTCAGATACCAAACCCGATTGAGTCGAATGAGTATTGCCCTGATTACGTTTGTTTTTATTGCCCTTTATGGGGGAACCATTGAGATTTTACAAGAACGTTACTTTGTAAATAGGAGTGGTGATTTTTGGGATCTTTGTGCTGATGTTGCCGGAGGAATTTGTTCGGTTTTGATGTTCCCTTTTCTAAAAAAACAAAAGGACCTACTTTTAAATCGTAAGCCCTTTTGCAATTATTCTTTTCTGAAGAAAATTCTATAAACTGATATATTCGTCAGTCTTTTCAATTTCTGTAATCAGTTTGCCAACGGTTCTTTCGTTAAACAAATTGTATAGTTGTTGGCGAATAGCACCAAACTGACCGTGAACCGGACAAGGATCTTGGTTGTTTGTATCTGTTTTACATGGACGCATACCAATCAAACAATTCTCAAACAT
It encodes:
- a CDS encoding VanZ family protein, producing the protein MGTNLLIRNIIWAIVIFVLCSVPGDSLPQTSMFAIPYFDKMVHFGLFFIMGIFLIAELRYQTRLSRMSIALITFVFIALYGGTIEILQERYFVNRSGDFWDLCADVAGGICSVLMFPFLKKQKDLLLNRKPFCNYSFLKKIL